A single genomic interval of Pieris brassicae chromosome 14, ilPieBrab1.1, whole genome shotgun sequence harbors:
- the LOC123717961 gene encoding grpE protein homolog, mitochondrial isoform X1: MASLKVYSIGRLAKCVTDSTLKNLRTNYYSFYSRGSVRCYSVEEKAAEDPEKQSKQLPNTVEECHKQIETLTTDLNTIKEQSKDFEDKYKRSLADCENVRRRMMKQVEDAKSFAIQSFCKDLLDVADTLSAAAESVPEGAEAGAGAALRSLADGVKLTRAQLSQVFARHGLVAVSPLKEKFDPNLHEALFQQEVEGAEAGTVVTVSKVGYKLHERCVRPALVGVAK; encoded by the exons atGGCTTCGTTAAAAGTGTATTCAATAGGCCGGTTAGCAAAATGTGTAACAGATTCGACTCTGAAAAATTTAAGGACAAATTACTACAG TTTTTATTCTAGAGGTTCTGTCCGCTGCTACAGTGTAGAAGAAAAAGCTGCAGAAGATCCAGAAAAACAGAGTAAACAATTACCAAATACAGTTGAAGAATGCCATAAACAGATTGAAACTCTAACTACAGACCTTAACACTATCAAAGAACAATCTAAGGACTTTGAA GATAAATACAAGAGATCACTTGCCGACTGTGAGAATGTGAGACGTAGAATGATGAAACAAGTGGAAGATGCTAAGTCATTTGCGATACAGAGTTTCTGTAAGGACTTACTTGAT GTGGCAGACACCCTCTCAGCGGCAGCAGAAAGTGTACCAGAAGGTGCTGAGGCTGGTGCTGGAGCTGCATTAAGATCGCTGGCAGATGGAGTTAAGCTTACAAGAGCTCAGCTTTCACAG GTTTTTGCCCGACATGGGCTTGTAGCTGTTTCGCCtcttaaagaaaaatttgACCCTAACTTACATGAAGCACTGTTCCAACAG GAAGTGGAAGGCGCAGAAGCCGGTACAGTTGTGACTGTGAGCAAAGTTGGTTACAAATTACACGAGCGATGCGTGAGACCCGCATTGGTTGGTGTCGCCAAGTGA
- the LOC123717961 gene encoding grpE protein homolog, mitochondrial isoform X2, with product MASLKVYSIGRLAKCVTDSTLKNLRTNYYRGSVRCYSVEEKAAEDPEKQSKQLPNTVEECHKQIETLTTDLNTIKEQSKDFEDKYKRSLADCENVRRRMMKQVEDAKSFAIQSFCKDLLDVADTLSAAAESVPEGAEAGAGAALRSLADGVKLTRAQLSQVFARHGLVAVSPLKEKFDPNLHEALFQQEVEGAEAGTVVTVSKVGYKLHERCVRPALVGVAK from the exons atGGCTTCGTTAAAAGTGTATTCAATAGGCCGGTTAGCAAAATGTGTAACAGATTCGACTCTGAAAAATTTAAGGACAAATTACTACAG AGGTTCTGTCCGCTGCTACAGTGTAGAAGAAAAAGCTGCAGAAGATCCAGAAAAACAGAGTAAACAATTACCAAATACAGTTGAAGAATGCCATAAACAGATTGAAACTCTAACTACAGACCTTAACACTATCAAAGAACAATCTAAGGACTTTGAA GATAAATACAAGAGATCACTTGCCGACTGTGAGAATGTGAGACGTAGAATGATGAAACAAGTGGAAGATGCTAAGTCATTTGCGATACAGAGTTTCTGTAAGGACTTACTTGAT GTGGCAGACACCCTCTCAGCGGCAGCAGAAAGTGTACCAGAAGGTGCTGAGGCTGGTGCTGGAGCTGCATTAAGATCGCTGGCAGATGGAGTTAAGCTTACAAGAGCTCAGCTTTCACAG GTTTTTGCCCGACATGGGCTTGTAGCTGTTTCGCCtcttaaagaaaaatttgACCCTAACTTACATGAAGCACTGTTCCAACAG GAAGTGGAAGGCGCAGAAGCCGGTACAGTTGTGACTGTGAGCAAAGTTGGTTACAAATTACACGAGCGATGCGTGAGACCCGCATTGGTTGGTGTCGCCAAGTGA